GCACTTTCATAGAGGTTAAAACCTTTTAACTAATATACTAATTCGGACTACAAACACTAAGTGCCTTAAATTAAATAGGTTATGGCTGTAGATGTATACACAAAAGGATGAAGTTTGGACGGTTTTTAAATAATAATTTTGTGATTTTAGCGGACTTTTTTAGGGGAATTTTGAGCAGTATTAACTTTTTCATGGATGATTAATTAATCTGTGCCTAAAGATTGGGAGATGTCTTAAATAATGGCACTTCTTCCATTTTCATAAACCACAGAAGCGGTTGGGTCGCCGCCATATTACGCCGGACTTCGGGATTAGCAGGATCAGTATCCAGCGTTTTCCATAAATTCAGGTATTCCGGATGTCCCATCGCATATCCGGCAAACAGCAGACAAGGCTGCCGAACCGGCCATTGGTCATAATACAAAACATCATGAGGATAGGGCCATCGGTCTTTGTCCTTTAGATATTTAAACAGAAATTCCATACCCTTTTCGACGCAGCGTCCGTCTTTCAAAGTATAGTTCCATATATCATCACCCTGAGTTCTGAGCAACTGGCATAGCAGGACTATATTATCTAATTGGAATATCGAATACCCGTAGGGTTTTGTTCGTTCAAGTTCAAGCGGAAAACTGCCGTCCATATCCATCTGATAAGGCAGGAGTATTTCTTTATAAAATTTACGAGCCATTTCCAGTTTTTTCTCATCTCCTGTAAACTTCGCGAAAGCAGCCAGTTGAAGAAAATATGCAACGCTGTGATTGTTCTTTGCGTTCATCTCGGCAAGGCCGTAAGGGTGGGTTGTCATCCATTCAGTATAGTCGGCAAACCAGCGTTTCAGGCCGGACAGAATTTCAGGTTTCATTGCTGTGGATTTTTGAAGAACTTCTATTGCCAATGTAACTTCGGCAAGATGCAGCGTATCTATGATTCCTGTGCCGCGGCCGGTTGCCTTTCCGGGAACGGCCTGAGCATAAAGCAGATGCGGATTCATTTTAGTTTTTTCATTAAGGAAAAAAACTTCCAAAAGCTGTACCGCCTTTTTGACATATTTCTCATTGCCTTCCAGGGCATAACCGGCCGCAAGTGATGCCACCGCATCTTTAAGTTTCATTACAAGCATTCGATGCTTCGTAAAATTATCCGGATTGGATTGACCATCTTTTTGTATATACGGCAGCCCATCTTTCGTTTTGGGATTAGGCCACCAGTAATCACCCATAGAATAATAATCACCGGGCCTTGCCTGATCGAAAGGAGCCGGATAATCCCGAATAGAAATCGGTTTTATATTCAGATAAAAATCTGCCAATCGAATAATTCTATCCCGGTCGATTTGAGCTGTTTCCAATGCTTTCTGATGTGAAGTTTTCTGCGTCAGAACATTTGCAGCATCGTTATTCTTTTTTTTTTCGAGAGTCAGAAAAGCCGTCGAAAGTCCTTCGCACGACACACTGATAACAGAAGAACCCTGATTGAATTTTACATCAATCATTGCGACGCCGTTATATAACTGGACTTTTCGTGAACCTCTCGAAGTTCCGAGATTGTCCAGCAATTTCCCGTCACCGGTAAGACCGAATCGCACAAAATTTCGCGCATCCAGACAAATAACGCCATTTGCATCGAGAAGAGTTGCTTTGACAGTTGAAGTATCGCCATCACGAAGCGTCTCATTTAATATCAATTTAGCCGGGGCGCCCCATTGGCAAGTCTCATATCGTAAGGTTATTTCGTCTGCAATTTTAACGTCACCTTTGACAGCCACAGCTTTTAAATTATTCATTCCTTCTTTAAATACCGCTTCCCATCGCAATCCTGCTGCGGGAAAATCCTGACTGTTTCGTTTTTTTATTCCGGCTGATTCGCCGTTTACAAAAAGTTCAACATCGTTACAGTTCGAATAAACCTTTACTAATTTTTTCTCGCCTTTCTTTCCCCATCTCACCGGCCAGGTATGTGCATATATCCGAACCATCGGCTTGTCAGTCCAGTAAGATTGAAATACATAATACGACTCCTTCGGAGTCAGGTCACGTTCAACAACACCTTTTTGATTCACAAAAGGAATCGGATTGTCCGGGCGAAGCGGTGTTGAAAAATCTGTAAATGTCCACAAGGCTGTCCCTGCCAGCCAATCCATGGTTTCCTGCTCTTTTAGTATCCAGTCCATCAAGTCGCAAATGTAAGTTTCAGACCAGTCGCCGTCGTCCACCACTCGAACATCCGGCCTGATATTTAAATAGTCTGCGCCAATTTCATTTCCGGATTTCTCAAGCAATTTATAAGGTGTTTCTGAATGGCGTCGTGCCTGGCTGTCACCGCCCCATTCCATGTGCACAAAACGGTTCACCTTGGCCATCTCTTTTTCGGAAGCTTGTTTGTATCCTGTAAAACTTCCTTTTGAGTACCAGCCGGGCCAGACCGACGGCGAATACACATCGACAATATCGCTGCAGAAAGCGCACCGGCGAATAGCTGTTTTACGCTGCGGGTCTAATTTATGACTCAGGTCATTCAGTTCACTCATAAAGGCCCTGATTTTTTCCTTATCGAAAGTCTCGAAATCACCCGGCCAATCGTTTTCATTTCCTAATCCCCAGATGATTATCGATGGATGATTGAAATGCTGGTCAATCATCGCGGTCAGCATATCTTTCGCCTGCCGCTGATATCGGTCTCCGCCGAGACCGCCGCGGCACCAGGGAATTTCTTCCCAGACGAGAATACCTGTCTGGTCGCACAAATCTAAAACGAGCTGCGACTGCTGATGATGTCCCAAACGGATATAGTTAACGCCCATTTCTTTCATCAACTGGAAAGTTTTACGAACCAGTTCATCAGGTTGAGCGGCACCGAAACCGGCGGAATCTTCCTGCCAGTGAGTCCCGCGAAGCAATAATCTTTCGCCATTCAATTTGAAAGGTCCCTTTTCGACAAACTCAAACTGTCTAAGACCGAATCGCTCGCTTACTACATTTTGTCCCTGTGAACTTTTCAAAGTAACAACACATTGATAAAGGTTCGGACTGCCGGGAGACCAGAGCACAGGTGTTGCAATGTTGGTTTCAAAAAGCTCAGCAGATTGGCTCCATGGTTCCAGCGTTTTTTCTGACTGATATTCCCTGCTGCCGTCCGGCGTTAAAATTTGAATAGCAATTGAAAGTTTGTCTTTGAGCAATTGCGGATTATACAATTGTCCGCTGACTTTCAGCGACCAGTCGCCATTTGCCTGACGCTGGGTTTGAATATGAACACGTTCCAGTGAGATCGCCGGCACATATACAAGATTTAAATTGCGGTAAATTCCACCATACAAACAAAAATCACTTAAATCGGAAGGAATCATTTCTACATCGCGTGAGTTATCACACCGAATCGACAAGGGAATCATCCCTTTCGTGGGAATATGTTCTTCGGAATTTTCTTTATAAACAGGATTGGCTTTAAACGCTTCCGCCGCGTCTGTAATATCTATCACAAATTCATCGTACCCGCCGATATGCGAACCTGCTTTTTGCGTGTCAATATAGACTTCTGTTTTCTGGCCGGCACCTTCAAAATGCAGCAGCGTTCGTCCATTAGGATATGGGTTTTCAATTTTCAGCTTAGTACGATACCATGCAGGCCCCTGATAATATGCAGCATCCGGGTCCACACAATCAAAGGCATTATAACAATGCGGCAGTTCAACCGGTTGCCATACAGGTAAATCCCTCGAAAGTTTCACGCTTCTCAATGTTTCCCATACTCCCCCCAAATCGCCGCGGACAAATTCCCAGTTTTTCGTAAGTTGCTGGGAATGTTCATACAATTGCGGGCGAGGATAGTTCGCTTTTTCTGCCCGGCAGAATGAAACAACAAATAAAAATGAAAACGCGTATACAATAAATATGAAACTGAAATATTTATTGTGTTTATTCATTTCTAAAACTCCTAAATGTTTTCCTAAAATCACTTCGAATCAAAATAATCTATAAGCTGATACACATTTTCATTTAATTTTTTCATTTCATTAAGAAGAGGATAATAAGGTTTGTATTTATAATCAACAATTCCCTTATTAGAATCAGCGTTGGAAGGGTCCGGCGCAATAGCTTTGGGATTATTATCCACATATTTAAACCAGTGCCAACCGACACAATTTTTTGATTCCATTAGTCCAATCGCATAATTCTGATAGAACTTTCCCCTGTCCGTTTGTGTTTTTACAACCCATCCCGCACCGGAATTATTGGCAAGGCCGGAATCCATACCTTTTGCATACCATTCTGTAATCATAAAAGGTTTACCGCCTGATTCCCTGTACCACATCATCATTAATTTCGGGTCAGGCGTCCACGCACGATAATAATTTGACGATATCACGTCCAGATACTTACCGCCTGCCCTGTAAACTTCCGGACATTTCAGCGCCCTGCCGTTAAATCTCGAACCGAGGCACAAATGGTTCGAGTCATATTTACGAATAGCTGCCGTCGTTAGTTTGAAATATGTGTCAAACATATGACCGATAAACTCGGCCCGATCCTTATCGTTACAATCCGCAAGTCCTGCCGGTTTGCCTTTTCGCTCGCTAAGCCATCGTTTGGCCTCTTCAACATTGTACTTCATCTCAGGATATTTGGTCAAATCAAGATTGAGCGTACGGTTAAGCATATCAACCTGCATCTGAAGTTCGTTATCGCTGAAATGTCCAAGACAGTATGGGTCATCTTTCGTCGCAGTCAGTTTTTTGCCATACTCATCACAAAACGCTGCAAACTCAGGATGAAACACCGGCCATACTTCCTGCGGATAGCCCTTGTGCCCTGACACCTGCCAGGCAAGCCCTTTACTCGTTGCAAAATCAGCCATAAAATCCCATGATAGTGTGTATACTAAAGGTTTGTCGCTTTTTCTCAAATACTGTGCTTCCGACCAGCCGCCGGTTCCATTAAAGCCATAATCGGAAAGCAGCTTTGTGGAAAAATTGGCCCATTTTTCTATCGAGCCGAATACCTCCGAAGTTGTTTTCCTGTCAAGTTCTGTAATGCCTGTATAAACACTGACAATAGCAACATGAATAAAAGGATGTCCATTCGGATCGGTAAGCCACCATCTGTCTTTTATTTTACGCGGATAGAAAAAGCCTTTCGCTTCGAATTTTTCGTCCGTCCTGCCGCCATATTTATCCAATTTTATCGATTTCTGACCCGGCTTAAAGTCATATAGCTGTTCCAATGTCCTTGTTTCAAATGGCTTCCAGTTGCTGTCAGTTGGTTTCGCTTTGGCATCAACCCAAATATATTCCGGCTTTGAATTATTAGCGTCTATGCCGGACTGACTGATCCCAAAACAGGAAATTTGGCAAAATATGATTAAAGAAAATATCACTATTGATTGTAATGAAAATCTATTCATCTCGAATCCCCTTGAACATATACTATTATTTATGACCCTATTGTCGCTATCAAATACAGCAGCCCTACAATAGCAACCGCCACTGCCACTGAGATTAAGAATCCGACTACGTCAGTCTTGTCCCACTTTGAAAATTCCCATTGGGAATTTGGAAACAGCTTCAGATGGTCGAATCGCTGCGGATTTGCGTACGACAGTTCGATTTCCTGTTTGTCCGCATCATGGTCTTTGTGCACAGGCGTTTTCATCTTAACAAAAAAGCGGTCAAGCCGTTCCTTGTCATCGGGCCGGGTAACAAGCGAGAAAATAATCAAAACGCCAAAAGGAATAATAACTCTGAACAATACGCGGATAGATTCATTTAATGCGTACGGGAATTTTGAAAGATCGATGCCCATTTTGTCAAGTAATACCAGGTCAATATTTAGCATACCGCAGCCCGTTATTTCGCCGTTATCATTGCGTTTAACTCCCTGCATCCAAAAAACAGATTTCGGCTTTATCTGGTACACCCTTTCGAACCGCTGACCCGCAACAAGCGGCGCAGGACGCGTGCCCCGGGCTTTGC
The sequence above is drawn from the Phycisphaerae bacterium genome and encodes:
- a CDS encoding alginate lyase family protein, encoding MNKHNKYFSFIFIVYAFSFLFVVSFCRAEKANYPRPQLYEHSQQLTKNWEFVRGDLGGVWETLRSVKLSRDLPVWQPVELPHCYNAFDCVDPDAAYYQGPAWYRTKLKIENPYPNGRTLLHFEGAGQKTEVYIDTQKAGSHIGGYDEFVIDITDAAEAFKANPVYKENSEEHIPTKGMIPLSIRCDNSRDVEMIPSDLSDFCLYGGIYRNLNLVYVPAISLERVHIQTQRQANGDWSLKVSGQLYNPQLLKDKLSIAIQILTPDGSREYQSEKTLEPWSQSAELFETNIATPVLWSPGSPNLYQCVVTLKSSQGQNVVSERFGLRQFEFVEKGPFKLNGERLLLRGTHWQEDSAGFGAAQPDELVRKTFQLMKEMGVNYIRLGHHQQSQLVLDLCDQTGILVWEEIPWCRGGLGGDRYQRQAKDMLTAMIDQHFNHPSIIIWGLGNENDWPGDFETFDKEKIRAFMSELNDLSHKLDPQRKTAIRRCAFCSDIVDVYSPSVWPGWYSKGSFTGYKQASEKEMAKVNRFVHMEWGGDSQARRHSETPYKLLEKSGNEIGADYLNIRPDVRVVDDGDWSETYICDLMDWILKEQETMDWLAGTALWTFTDFSTPLRPDNPIPFVNQKGVVERDLTPKESYYVFQSYWTDKPMVRIYAHTWPVRWGKKGEKKLVKVYSNCNDVELFVNGESAGIKKRNSQDFPAAGLRWEAVFKEGMNNLKAVAVKGDVKIADEITLRYETCQWGAPAKLILNETLRDGDTSTVKATLLDANGVICLDARNFVRFGLTGDGKLLDNLGTSRGSRKVQLYNGVAMIDVKFNQGSSVISVSCEGLSTAFLTLEKKKNNDAANVLTQKTSHQKALETAQIDRDRIIRLADFYLNIKPISIRDYPAPFDQARPGDYYSMGDYWWPNPKTKDGLPYIQKDGQSNPDNFTKHRMLVMKLKDAVASLAAGYALEGNEKYVKKAVQLLEVFFLNEKTKMNPHLLYAQAVPGKATGRGTGIIDTLHLAEVTLAIEVLQKSTAMKPEILSGLKRWFADYTEWMTTHPYGLAEMNAKNNHSVAYFLQLAAFAKFTGDEKKLEMARKFYKEILLPYQMDMDGSFPLELERTKPYGYSIFQLDNIVLLCQLLRTQGDDIWNYTLKDGRCVEKGMEFLFKYLKDKDRWPYPHDVLYYDQWPVRQPCLLFAGYAMGHPEYLNLWKTLDTDPANPEVRRNMAATQPLLWFMKMEEVPLFKTSPNL
- a CDS encoding agarase yields the protein MNRFSLQSIVIFSLIIFCQISCFGISQSGIDANNSKPEYIWVDAKAKPTDSNWKPFETRTLEQLYDFKPGQKSIKLDKYGGRTDEKFEAKGFFYPRKIKDRWWLTDPNGHPFIHVAIVSVYTGITELDRKTTSEVFGSIEKWANFSTKLLSDYGFNGTGGWSEAQYLRKSDKPLVYTLSWDFMADFATSKGLAWQVSGHKGYPQEVWPVFHPEFAAFCDEYGKKLTATKDDPYCLGHFSDNELQMQVDMLNRTLNLDLTKYPEMKYNVEEAKRWLSERKGKPAGLADCNDKDRAEFIGHMFDTYFKLTTAAIRKYDSNHLCLGSRFNGRALKCPEVYRAGGKYLDVISSNYYRAWTPDPKLMMMWYRESGGKPFMITEWYAKGMDSGLANNSGAGWVVKTQTDRGKFYQNYAIGLMESKNCVGWHWFKYVDNNPKAIAPDPSNADSNKGIVDYKYKPYYPLLNEMKKLNENVYQLIDYFDSK